A window of Oryza glaberrima chromosome 2, OglaRS2, whole genome shotgun sequence genomic DNA:
TAAGAACGGAGCAAAAGGTAAGGAACAATGGAATGCCTTGCAGATGAGCTTACCTGGTGAAATCAGAATTCATCCAAAGCCCACCATCCACTAAAGATTCAATCAAGCAGCTTCAGGGCTTATTTCGCATATACGGTCAGCCTTACTTGAGCTGTGACTTCAGGGTGAAGCTTAATCTCTGCAATGTATTCCCCAATTTCACGAATTTCTGGCACTGTCACGAGACGCTTGTCGACATCCCTACATGAAATAGTTTCCGGTAAGCAAAGCAACAGCAGCAAATAGAGCATCGCAATCCTTCCTTATAAAAGGTAGTGATTGTCAGTGCACTTAGAAGGGCATACCTATTAAGTTGTGACTTTATGATGTCAACAAGATCTTGTGCTGTGACGCTGTAGAATAGAAGAAAAACTTGTTATTAAGTGCAAGTAAAATAAGACGATACATAAAGAACTATCTACTCGATAAAAACTTGCCTCCCAAATATCTGTTTTCCTTTCCCACCTTTACGTGGCACTTTGAATGCCCCAATAGTTTCAAAAACACGGGCAAGTTGCTGTGCCTCTTCTTTTACCTACTCAAGCACAAATGCTCAACGGGGTAAGATTATGCTAACACTGGATGAAAGTTCTTATACTCTTATGGAAAATGATATTGGTAGGAACAAATCATGCTTTAGACTTTTTACAAAATAAGCTAAACCACAACTACGTACCCTGGAGAACAAGGATTAGTAGGGTATAACTACCACAGTAGTTTTTAGACAGACAGGAACAAATAGGAATAAGTTTCAACTATATCAATTCTTACTGAGTCCACAAATAGAATAATAGGTTTACTTACCCGCTTCTTTTCAGCATCTATCCTCTCCTGTTCTACTTGCATTTCCCTGTAGACAGCAGCAGAGGAAATTAAGTAGCTTACTAGCCATCCTTTTACAAGAACTAATTGAACATGTTGAACACCCCAGAAGAACTGAACTAGAAATGCAGAATAGGCATCTATAAAAGTTTGCAGATTTATATGTCAATCCTGGGCTCCACAAGGAGGCAAGAGATACAATGGCTAACACAACAGAATAAATAGCTGCAAATTTACACCTGCAGCATACTGTGAAAACCAACTACGATGAAACATAAGCATACGTCAATTAATTTACTAGGAGCACCTATCTGTTGGTTGAAACATAGCCTATACAATTCGTGAGATGTGGTAAATGACTGTAAGACAGAAGATTACTTGAGTACTTCTGGGGTGAGCAGCGTTGCCTTGCCCTTTGGCAGAAGGAAGTTGCGGTAGAACCCGGCCCTCACTTTGAGCGTGTCCCCTTTCTTCCCCACCTCTGCTATGTCATCTGTCAGTATGACCTGGGAGAAAAAGAAACTCAAGTGAAGTAAATCAAATACGGAATCGTGCATTACATGCTAAAGTATAGAAATGCATAATAGACAAGGAAGATGATGACATAGGCTTGGAACATTTTACAGTTTACAGGTGCAAATTTTGAACTGGGTGTATCTAGATGCCTTTTAGTTGCAACTTTCCCTACAAACAAACAGCATGGCCAAACCAACAATTCCGGCGTTCCGGGGCATATAACAGAATCATATTAGAGATGACTTTTGCATCTGAGTTGGCAATGCTAAGAGGCACCTAATTAAAAACATGACGATAGTTTCTTCCATTTCCATGTACTGCATCAGAGCATGCGTCCATGGCAATGTATCTTTTCCTATAATCAGATGTGTGAATGCACACAGTAATCTTAAGCTTACAGCTGCTGCATTTCGAATTTTTCGATCGATGGAATGCAGTCGCATGCGCTTTGTAATCTACTGTACTGATTAGTGGACAGGGTGGTGACAGACAGTACATTGGGTATGGCTAGTTCTAAAAGAGGCAAAACAAAAGCATCACCAGCAACAGCTTGTTCAATCAGTCAGTACTAGTACTGCTTTGCTCGAACGAATCGCAAttaaatacatacatacatacatgctgCAAATGTGGAGAGAAAATACAAGTGGAAGCCAAACCTGGCGATACTTCTTGACCTTGCCCTGGGCGACGACGACCAGCGAcggggagcggcgcggcgggaggcgggaggagggggcggaggaggaggcggcggagctccagGCGAGCGTGGAGGCCATGGCGTTGGGGATGGATTGCGGGGGAAGGGAAGGAACTGCGGCTGCTGCTCTCTTATCCACTTCCCCAACGGATTTGGTGCCCTCTCTCTTGGGCTTTGCGCTGCTTTGGGCCTTTCAAATCGGCCCAGTATCAAAGGTTTTCTTCGGGGTTGTCATGGGCTTGAAGATTAAGGGTCATTTTGGTTTGGCGCTCCTTCTTGCCTTACTAATTCTTTGATAACTTAAAggtcaaaaataaattatttggtAACTTTGAATAGTTAACACGTAACTATTTGAATTAGAGTCAAATTTTGCTAAATCAATAAGGTGAAGCCAAATAGACAATAACAAAAATTTAGTAATACCAAAATTTACTCAAGATTTGGCATTGCCAATATTTTGGCATGGTTTCATACCAAACAAGTCGTAATAATAATCCACCAAATTGTAACCTCCTTCCACTCAACGTATAGAGAAAGGTAGGAGATATATATGTACGTGATACCTCGACGATATTActaagatagatagatagtacATGTGATGCCAAGATGTTATAACATACATCGAGAGAAACACTCAGGGGTCtttcggctagctccacaaggtgatAGCCTAAACGACCTGGGTTCGTaacctcaccccttctaattatttgatattagatcctTCACtaatattcatgttataacATACATCgagaaatatattattataacaCTGTTTTGGTGCTATCTTGAAACTCAACGATACATCACTAGCTACCATTACGTATAAAcgtgtattaatagtataagcaaataTCAACGAGTATCATCAAGTATCAATGTGCAAGAACGAGTATTAGCAAATACTCCGTATCTTCATGAATAATATCAAAGAGTATAATCAAGTATCATTGTTTAATTATCAACGAGTATCATCAAAATATCATCCTCGTATATCATACTCCAGTATCATCTTGTTGTACTTTTTCTGACAAAAGATCTCCAGCTGGTGACCTGTTTCtcaaaaggaaaacaaattaaaaaaaaaacctagcaaATCGTTCTTAAAAAGAATGGCGATTATATATCTTATTGAATTAGTATGTCTACTGCTCAACGAGATGAGAAAACCGAAGAGAAGAGGGGTATATAATCGAGTatatgtcgtcgtcgtcgtcgtcgtcatgtcATGCAGCCGTCCATGACTTCGTCCTTCCCGCCATCGGAGAAACCAAACAAGCGGACTCCAcgaagctagctaagctagctagcgcgCCAAAACTTTAAAAATCCTCACACCCTCTTCCACCTTCGCTTCATCTCCAATCCAATTCTCCATCGATCGTTACACCCAAAGATCGAGATACCAATACCATGGAGGAAATCTTGGAATCCGAGtactcggccgccgccgccgccggcgacgcggcgtccTTCGTGCTCTCCCGCTTGCCCCACCCCGACACCacggcctccgccgctgccgccttcgtcgtcgacgtcgccggcgccggcggcggacgaaCGACGACGCTCTCGTTCGTCGCCCTCCGCCGTGCCGCGCTCTCCCTCGCCTCGGGGCTCCGGTTCGGGCTCGGCCTCCGCCGTGGCGACGCCGTTCTGGTGCTCTCGCCCAACTCGCTCCTGCTCCCGCCCATAGTTCTTGGCGTTCTGGCCGCCGGTGGcgtggtggtcgccgccgacccGGGCTCCACGGCTGAGGAGGTGGCCACCGTGGCGCGCAGCTCGGGcgcggtggtcgtcgtcgcggcgccgGAGGTGGCCGAGAAGGTCGCCGGAGCAGGCGTGCCGCTGCTGCTCACGTCACGATCAATGGATCCCCGTGCGCTCTCCGCGGAGGAGCTCATGGACGACGGTGACCCGACGGCGTTGGCTTCTCctgaggcgtcggcggcggcggcgaggccacgACCATCGGATGTAGCTTTCGTGTTCTACTCCTCGGCGACCACCAAGACGGCGGCGACCATGACGCACGCCGACctcatcgccgccgtctccggcgcaAGCTTGCCGGAGGAGGGCCGTGTTTGCTTGGCGTCTCTCCCCATCTGCAGCGTCCACGGCTTGCCGCTGCTCGCCCTCGCGCTCCCAGCCGCCGGAGTGACCACGGTGctgctcgccgcctcgccgtcttCCGATCCAACGGCGgccagggaggcggcggccgcgcacgGCGCCACCGACGTCGTGGCGACGCCTgacgtcgcggcggcgctcgcggctCCCCTGACGATGCTCTCCTCGCTGAGGAGGGTGACGGTGGTGCCTGCTCTCGCGACGACGGAGGCGCGGCAGGCGTTCCGGCGGTGGCTGCCGTGGGTCGAGCTGACAGAGATGTccggctcgccggagaagatgaTGGCGTCAGCTTCGGAGCAAGTGCAGGTGGCGCCTGACGCTGCAAGCGCCGCGGTGATAGCACAGTAAGTGCGCCCTTACTGAAGATTCTATGTATCAGTCAATATTTGACACTGACGAAAAAATGGCACATTTCACCTTCTTTACATGTCAAAATTCTTGCAGGCAAAACAGCGGAAAGGCCCATTCAATATCAGTGACAAGTGAACCAACTTCTTCGGTAAAATTCTCGACTCAACATCACTAGAAAAATCATGCATGAAAACATATGTACTAGAACAAACATTGGCAAGGAACGATGTCCTTCTCGGGGTTTATGAATGAGATACACAGAATTGAGACATGCATATAGTGACAACTGAACCAAATTTATATCTGAATAGTATATTTGCAAGTTTGAGGTATATAAACAATGTATTCATCCCCTCGCCGAAACCAATGAACACTTTCTACTTCTGTAACACCGACTACAGAAAAGTATGCCATGACGAACACAAAATTAATAACTAATCAATTATTTCTAGAATGTGATACAAATGATTCGGTATATTTGTATGATGTTATGCTCTTACTATTGAATGTCTAACTTGCCTATGGAAAATTTCTACCAGGTGCCACTACTTAAGAAGATTCAGAAGACTGTCTTGGGAGATATTATCTCAAAATCAACCGCGAACAAGATCTTGAGGGAGCACCCAGAAATTATCTCAAAACTGTAGCAGCTCTGCATGCGTCTCTCTGCTTGGTAGCTGCTTGTCTTGGTGTTGGTGGACCTGACAACCATGCTCAAAGGGTTACAAGCACTGCAAAAGTTGTACTGTGAAATATAGCGAATTGAATGAGTGGCAACAGATTACGAAATTATAGTCTGAATCAAATTGTATGGAAACGGGCATAATGCATGATAGGAGAAAAATGCAGTATTTATGCTAGCACTTGATTTCTGTACCTTCAGCCTCCAGGACTTAAGTGACAACTCTGTGTGTGAATTTGTATTTGGAGTACAGAAGAAATGCAGGTCTAAATTCAAATAACCTCTGTGGGTACGTGACTACATGTATTTGGTATCACAGCATTTTAGCAAATATCTTTGTCTCGAACACGCAGGAGATCTACATTTTAGCAAATACGACTTgcatatgattatatatatgatatgacATTTTGACCAAGAAAAGGTTCTACCCCAGATGATCTGTTATTGGGTTCATTTCACAAATACCAACTTTTTTATCGGCCGACTCACACAACCACTACATAGGAAGAAATACTATAAAACAATAACTCTTGAAATGTTCGTGTTGCCGATCGTTATATATTACCATTTTATATCAATGTTACAATAGCAATACCAAAATGAGTTAAAATTGGCAGCTCACAAATCTCATCATTCTTAAAATAAAGTTCCAGTAGTAAAGTGGTGCAAAACAAAAGCGCTTTGACAATTACTTAAAGCACAAGTACACCAGAAGTTCCACTCCAGGATGTTGCAAGTAGCACTTACTATTCATCATCAGAGATCTCTGCACTTCCTGCCACCCACTTCCAAACACCCCCAGATTTCTGTCTTTGAGCAGTTGTCATGGTTTGCTCCACCTGAGATATTTGTTGCCGCAACACTTCTAGTTCATTCTCCAAAGAATCAGTAGATTCCAGTCTTTTATGAGCAGCAGCAATTTGGGACTGAATTAACGAGAATAAGGAAATAGGTTAGCGTTCAGAAGCATGTAAAAGGATCAAACAAAAGAAGATGGCATGCTCATGCTTAGAACTCATTGTAGTGCATTAAGACAGAACCTCCAGTTTCTGGCACCTAGAACCCTCTGCTGCTAACTGATGTTGAACTGATTTAAGCTCCTTcataagaaagaaaaacagtGAGGATTTATTAGAGATGAATTGAGAATTCCATTTTACAAAATGGAAAATAAACATGTACCTTTGTCAATTCACCATGCGATAACTTTACCATATCTAGTCTATCCTTTAGTTTTGAGTTTTCATCACGAACTTCTGCCAGTCTGGACTCTAGCTTGCCTTTCTCTCCATTAAGTGCATCAAGTTCAGTAGTAATTTGTTTGGAAGAACCTGAAGGCTGAACTCTCTTCACATCTAAATCATCCGTTGCAACAATGTCTCTGGTTTTCTCATCAGTTATTACAGCATAGGCAGCTGTCACAGAagcagctgcggcggcagcagctGGTGATTGGAGCAGACGAGGTTGCACTAAATTCCTTGGCTTAAGTTTCATAACAAATATCTGCAGCAGTGTCCACTTGTGAAGAAATTGCAAATGGAAAAATGTGCACCAAAAAGGAAGGGAagatgaaaagagaaaaaagatgcAAATTCATCCTGAGTGTGTCAAGCATTGAAGGCACAAGACATGTGACACCTAAAAGTAAAAAATCTACAGATGGATCATTTCAAAGCTGAATTGAAGTACTATGCATAGAACTAAGTCACTCTTTTAAATTCAATACCTCATTATTGTATTGTCCATTGTAACCACCAAAGGCAACCAGAAACTTTTCGCCATCAACTATGGTTGAGCAAAGAGTGAGACcctgaaaagtttttttttaaaaaaaagaaatataatattaaagaaAAGTTGTCAGCAAAGCAAAATCCATTATGTTCTTAAAACAGTAGAAAGAGAAGCATCCACATTTGCTGTCAGGGACTTGAAATTACTGCTGAAGtttgaggaaaaagaaaattatctATACCATAAATTGTGGTGGGTACAGATTATGATGATGTAGATTGATCAGAAATATATAGGAGTTGTTAAAGCTGTATAAGAAATACGATTTCATTTTCAGCAATCGCCACAGAACTGTGCAGGAAATTCGGCTAGTTTACTATTAACATGATTTGTTTTACGTAAGTATAGAGGAAGGAACTTCCTATTCAAATGTGTTTGTTCTCACAGTTGTGCGATAGAAATTTATATGAGCAAAATTTATCACAGAACTAGGTAGCACAATTGTTTACCTCACAAGCAAGCGGATCTCGGGCTGGCACACTGGTGACTACAGACCAAACGAACTTGGAAGCATTCATCATAATTGTATCAGTAGAACCTGCATCGTTGTATTTTCTAGCTACTTCAGCAGCACAGGTGGtgcaaataaaatgaaaatatgaGCATCATGTGTTCAGGAATTACCACTTGCGTTATCTCCGCCACCAACTATGTACCAATTTTCATCAATCATGGTACCAGCATGACCACTCCTAGGATTTATGTGCGCGCCTTGAGTGTCAGGTTGAGACCACTCCATCTGTAAGCATTAAGCTTCACTTAATCaagaatgaatagaaaacaATGTTCATAGGAGTATTAGTCAAATCATAACTTGGGTTGATATAAGGGGAGGAAATAAAATTCTCCTTCATTCAGAAGCACAACATGATTTGTTTTATGTACCTATTGCCAGCTTAGGATATACGGTAGTTGCTGTTAAGTTTTCGCCATAACAGACTGAAGTTGGATCTTAGTCATTGCATACAACCACCCAGAAATTCAACCTTAGTTTCCATTAACTGGATACAGTTTGAAACTTGAAAGGCCTACTAGAACCTAGAACTACCAGTGCGGGGGGTTTGGAGATCTTCAATAGGCAATCAATGAATAAATATCAAGACAACTGAGTAACTTTTTGCCTTTGAAACTTATGGTATGTGACTCAATGCACAAATCCATCTGTATGGCAAGATACATGGAGAGTATTCAACACTTACAGTTTGCAAGTCAAGAAGGTAGATATCACTAAAGCATGTAGAGTGAGAGGAACCGCCAAAGATCAAAAGATACTGATCAGCATAAACAGCAGCTGAATGATCATACCTAGGAGCTGGACCACCTTTCCTATTTCACACAAAGATAATAATGAATTATGCAATAACAATACGTAAATGGAACCTTGCACAATCAATAAATAAATTCTTACCCTGTTTTAACTTCTTCCCACATCATTGTCTCCAGGTCAAGTATATGAAGGTCGTTCAGAAGTCGCCTCTTGTTATCCTCTCCACCAAACATTATCAGTCGAGAACCAACCAGGGATACAGATTGACCACCACGAGATATCTGGTTGAGAAAAACAGAGAAGTTCAGTATTCAGAAAATTCTGCAGAAAATATATGCCAGCACATTCAGTTCTATCACTTCaaaagaattattttttgtttcaagtACAAAAGGAAATGATTCTTACTGGAACTTTTCCATATGTATCAACAGAAGACCAGCTATTTGTCTCCACATTAATAAGGCAAACTGCATGCAGATAGTCAGCACTATCATTTAAGATAAATACCGGTcttgaaattttaatagaacATAATTAAAAAACTGCAAGGATGATATTACATGTTAGCAAGTACTATAGACTGTTTGGGGCACCTTGAAAGTGAGGCTAATTATGAAGCATATATGATTAAATAGAAAGTTCAGTACACTGTGTACAAGTGCATAACATAAGGAAATGTAAAAATCATCACTTAAAACAATATCAAAGTTAATCCGAACAGCCTTTAAACACATGAAACTACATCGAGTAATTATCTTAGTCAGCATTTCATTTGCATCTCATTTTTTTGCCAGGACATATGAAATGACATGGAGCAAGGAATAGTCGGTACCATTTTACAGGTAGAGGCAAAGAAAACCAGGAAAGGGTTCTGAACTAACGTACAGATTGCTTCAGTTCCCCTATTGGAGATTATCTATCTTAAGCGATAAATAGGTCCATATAAAGATGTAATGTACATATAGCCGCTTCAAATATTGCATCTATACAATATGTAAGGTCATAAAGGATCATGGTAATTGGTGGTGTGGCAAAGCAATAAAGTCATAAGTGGATTATTTagcaatatatatgtctaagaagATCTATGATAGGAAGATTATGTGCTCTATGTTTCAGTGTGACGATATCTATCAAATAATTGTAGAGCTTTTGAATGAGTACCTGAAACCTTGTTTGATGTTGATGTTCTGGTGTTCCCAGCTACaaccacaatatattttttccagTTGACCTAAGTGGTGACACTATGTTAGCATAGGAAACATACCAATGTTGGATTGGATgataaaaatattgctaagttGCCATACAAGTGAAAGAGAAAAGATAGTAAGTTTACCAGACTGTGGCCTGCTAGTGCAGGGAATGAAGGGTCTGTGGTATTATTTTCGATATTCAACTGACTTGAATCTCTAGCAGCACTTAATGCTGACCACTTGAGTGTCCTAAAATCAAAGACCTGTGAAGTTTTCCCTTGTTATGATATAGAAGGAGAAATGGCATGAGAAACATGATTTGTTAGAGTGCATTAGTGCAGACTGAAAAACCTGGATATCTGATAGATAGCGGCCATTACGACTCCCACCAACCACATAGAGTTTTTCACGAACCACTTCCGCAGCATGCTGTCATGTACTAGCACTTCAATAAAATATGATAGACAACATATGGAATAACCAAAGAACATCACGCTATTCAAGTTATCTTTTCTTTTCGGCGAACTCGCAAAAGCCTTGCGCATCGATATGTTAGCAGGAAAAGAGAGATTTTACAACTGCGACCTGCTGAGTGCTGACGCAGATCATGGGGGTTTAcaggggagagggagggcaCGCTAGATTAACTAGGGTAGAAACCATACTCCTGAGAACAACaaggagaggagaaaaggagaaagagtAGTGACTAAGCACCAAGAAGATCTCCTAGGGGACTAGGCAACGCTGCAACCCAAAGATTTTC
This region includes:
- the LOC127761433 gene encoding 50S ribosomal protein L9, chloroplastic translates to MASTLAWSSAASSSAPSSRLPPRRSPSLVVVAQGKVKKYRQVILTDDIAEVGKKGDTLKVRAGFYRNFLLPKGKATLLTPEVLKEMQVEQERIDAEKKRVKEEAQQLARVFETIGAFKVPRKGGKGKQIFGSVTAQDLVDIIKSQLNRDVDKRLVTVPEIREIGEYIAEIKLHPEVTAQVRLTVYAK
- the LOC127763970 gene encoding 4-coumarate--CoA ligase-like 3, with translation MEEILESEYSAAAAAGDAASFVLSRLPHPDTTASAAAAFVVDVAGAGGGRTTTLSFVALRRAALSLASGLRFGLGLRRGDAVLVLSPNSLLLPPIVLGVLAAGGVVVAADPGSTAEEVATVARSSGAVVVVAAPEVAEKVAGAGVPLLLTSRSMDPRALSAEELMDDGDPTALASPEASAAAARPRPSDVAFVFYSSATTKTAATMTHADLIAAVSGASLPEEGRVCLASLPICSVHGLPLLALALPAAGVTTVLLAASPSSDPTAAREAAAAHGATDVVATPDVAAALAAPLTMLSSLRRVTVVPALATTEARQAFRRWLPWVELTEMSGSPEKMMASASEQVQVAPDAASAAVIAQQNSGKAHSISVTSEPTSSVKFSTQHH
- the LOC127763969 gene encoding acyl-CoA-binding domain-containing protein 4, with amino-acid sequence MGEGINGDAGDLAAAPYDQWLPFSPAGGSPRPSARYKHAAEVVREKLYVVGGSRNGRYLSDIQVFDFRTLKWSALSAARDSSQLNIENNTTDPSFPALAGHSLVNWKKYIVVVAGNTRTSTSNKVSVCLINVETNSWSSVDTYGKVPISRGGQSVSLVGSRLIMFGGEDNKRRLLNDLHILDLETMMWEEVKTGKGGPAPRYDHSAAVYADQYLLIFGGSSHSTCFSDIYLLDLQTMEWSQPDTQGAHINPRSGHAGTMIDENWYIVGGGDNASGSTDTIMMNASKFVWSVVTSVPARDPLACEGLTLCSTIVDGEKFLVAFGGYNGQYNNEIFVMKLKPRNLVQPRLLQSPAAAAAAASVTAAYAVITDEKTRDIVATDDLDVKRVQPSGSSKQITTELDALNGEKGKLESRLAEVRDENSKLKDRLDMVKLSHGELTKELKSVQHQLAAEGSRCQKLESQIAAAHKRLESTDSLENELEVLRQQISQVEQTMTTAQRQKSGGVWKWVAGSAEISDDE